A DNA window from Enterobacter asburiae contains the following coding sequences:
- a CDS encoding SDR family oxidoreductase produces the protein MNKMQQHNVALVAGASGIVGRQLVNTLLHHQWEVIGLSRREVTHPDGIPMVNVDLLDAQDTARALHALNGITHIFYSAWANAANWTDMVEPNVTMLRNLVSTLEKTAPLQTVSLMQGYKVYGAHLGPFKTPARESDPGVPGAEFNAAQLAWLSQFQRGKDWHWNAIRPGVVGSPVPGNAMNLALSIALYASLCRAQGLPLRFPGSEQAWHSIVDHTDAGLLAEATVWAAASPAAQNQAFNVNNGDIWRWSELWPRIARWFELDSAPPVSLSFHQLFNDYRGVWRELAEERLAEADILQLSDGHFADFVFGWNYDMFGDGSKLRRAGFTQMQATDEMFFSLFAQLRAARIIP, from the coding sequence ATGAATAAGATGCAGCAGCACAACGTCGCCCTGGTCGCGGGGGCCAGCGGCATTGTCGGCAGACAGCTGGTCAACACGCTCCTGCACCATCAGTGGGAAGTGATCGGCCTCAGTCGCCGCGAGGTAACCCATCCGGACGGCATTCCCATGGTGAACGTTGATTTACTGGATGCGCAGGACACCGCAAGGGCGCTGCACGCCCTGAACGGTATTACCCACATCTTTTACAGCGCCTGGGCGAACGCGGCGAACTGGACGGACATGGTTGAGCCGAACGTCACCATGCTGCGCAATCTGGTCAGCACCCTCGAAAAAACGGCACCTTTGCAGACGGTCAGCCTGATGCAGGGGTACAAAGTCTATGGTGCGCATCTGGGGCCGTTTAAAACCCCGGCGCGGGAAAGCGATCCCGGCGTGCCGGGTGCCGAATTTAACGCCGCGCAGCTCGCGTGGCTCAGCCAGTTTCAGCGGGGGAAAGACTGGCACTGGAATGCCATCAGGCCGGGCGTGGTGGGGAGCCCGGTACCGGGCAATGCCATGAACCTTGCGCTGAGCATCGCCCTGTACGCCTCCCTGTGCAGGGCGCAGGGTTTACCGCTGCGCTTCCCCGGTTCGGAACAGGCCTGGCACAGCATCGTCGACCATACCGACGCCGGGCTGCTGGCCGAGGCCACGGTGTGGGCCGCCGCGTCACCTGCGGCACAGAATCAGGCGTTCAACGTGAACAATGGCGATATCTGGCGCTGGAGCGAGCTGTGGCCGCGCATCGCACGCTGGTTTGAACTGGACTCTGCGCCGCCGGTGAGTCTGTCATTTCATCAGCTGTTTAACGACTATCGCGGCGTATGGCGCGAGCTTGCCGAAGAACGGCTGGCGGAAGCGGATATTTTGCAGCTGAGCGACGGGCATTTTGCCGATTTTGTCTTTGGCTGGAATTACGACATGTTTGGTGACGGGAGCAAGCTGCGCAGGGCGGGCTTCACGCAAATGCAGGCGACCGATGAGATGTTTTTCAGCCTGTTCGCGCAGCTGAGAGCCGCGCGGATTATTCCCTGA
- the umuD gene encoding translesion error-prone DNA polymerase V autoproteolytic subunit, with the protein MDTLFSYHPKQDIELPLFLERVACGFPSPAQDYVEDRLDLNRLAVRHPSATYFIKVSGDSMIGAGIGDGDLLVVDRSLNAEHGDIVVASVAGEFTVKELQTRPVLRLLPHNARYQPITFQSEEELQIFGVVTHTLKTHKHVRAG; encoded by the coding sequence ATGGACACTCTCTTTTCTTATCACCCAAAACAAGACATTGAATTACCTTTGTTTTTAGAACGCGTTGCCTGTGGTTTCCCCAGCCCGGCGCAGGATTATGTGGAGGATCGTCTCGATCTTAACCGGCTGGCAGTCAGACACCCCAGTGCGACCTATTTTATCAAGGTGAGTGGAGACTCCATGATTGGGGCGGGGATCGGCGACGGCGATCTGCTGGTGGTCGATCGTTCGTTAAATGCCGAACACGGGGATATCGTCGTGGCGTCGGTCGCCGGTGAGTTTACGGTGAAAGAGCTACAGACCCGTCCGGTTCTGAGACTTCTGCCGCATAATGCCCGCTATCAGCCGATTACCTTTCAGTCTGAAGAGGAGCTGCAGATCTTCGGCGTCGTCACCCACACGCTCAAAACGCATAAACATGTTCGCGCTGGTTGA
- the abgT gene encoding p-aminobenzoyl-glutamate transporter → MSMSSIPSHSPSGKLYGWVERIGNKVPHPFLLFIYLIVILMVATAVLSAFDVSVRSPADGSLVAVKNLLSVDGLHWFLPNVIKNFSGFAPLGAILALVLGAGLAERVGLLPALMVKMASHVSARYASYMVLFIAFFSHISSDAALVIMPPMGALIFLAVGRHPVAGLLSAIAGVGCGFTANLLIVTTDVLLSGISTEAAKTIDTAMHVSVIDNWYFMASSVIVLTIVGGLITDKIIEPRLGKWEGRSDEKLETLSKEQRFGLRVAGVVSLAFIALVALMVVPENGILRDPVKHTVLPSPFIQGIVPLIILFFFVVSLAYGIATGKIRRQGDLPQLMIEPMKEMAGFIVMVFPLAQFVAMFNWSNMGKFMAVGLTDALEAAGLSGVPAFVGLALLSSLLCMFIASGSAIWSILAPIFVPMFMMLGFHPAFAQILFRIADSSVIPLAPVSPFVPLFLGFLQRYKPEAKLGTYYSLVLPYPLIFLGVWLVMLVAWYLVGLPIGPGIYPRLN, encoded by the coding sequence ATGAGTATGTCATCCATACCTTCGCATTCCCCATCCGGTAAGCTCTATGGCTGGGTTGAAAGGATCGGCAATAAAGTGCCGCACCCTTTCCTGCTGTTTATCTATCTGATTGTGATTTTAATGGTCGCCACCGCCGTGCTCTCCGCCTTTGACGTGAGCGTGCGCAGCCCGGCCGACGGCAGCCTGGTGGCGGTGAAAAACCTGCTCAGCGTTGACGGGCTGCACTGGTTTTTACCCAACGTGATTAAGAACTTCAGCGGCTTCGCCCCGCTGGGCGCCATTCTGGCGCTGGTGCTGGGCGCCGGGCTGGCTGAACGCGTGGGCTTGCTGCCCGCATTAATGGTGAAGATGGCTTCCCACGTCAGCGCGCGTTACGCCAGCTATATGGTGCTGTTTATCGCCTTCTTCAGCCATATCTCCTCCGACGCCGCGCTGGTGATCATGCCGCCGATGGGCGCGCTGATTTTCCTCGCCGTCGGGCGTCATCCCGTGGCAGGCCTGCTGTCGGCGATTGCGGGCGTGGGCTGCGGATTTACCGCTAACCTGCTGATCGTCACCACCGACGTGCTGCTCTCTGGCATCAGCACGGAGGCGGCGAAGACCATTGATACGGCAATGCACGTCAGCGTGATCGACAACTGGTACTTTATGGCCAGCTCAGTGATTGTCCTGACGATTGTCGGCGGGCTGATTACCGATAAAATCATCGAGCCGCGGCTGGGTAAATGGGAAGGCCGTAGCGATGAAAAGCTGGAAACCCTAAGCAAAGAGCAGCGCTTCGGCCTGCGCGTGGCGGGCGTTGTCTCGCTGGCCTTCATCGCGCTGGTGGCGCTGATGGTGGTGCCGGAAAACGGCATCTTGCGCGATCCGGTTAAGCATACCGTTCTGCCGTCGCCGTTTATTCAGGGCATCGTGCCGCTGATTATCCTCTTCTTCTTTGTCGTTTCGCTCGCCTACGGTATCGCGACCGGTAAGATCCGCCGTCAGGGCGATCTGCCGCAGCTGATGATCGAGCCGATGAAGGAGATGGCGGGCTTTATCGTGATGGTGTTCCCGCTGGCGCAGTTTGTGGCGATGTTTAACTGGAGCAACATGGGCAAGTTTATGGCCGTGGGCCTGACCGACGCGCTGGAGGCGGCCGGGCTAAGCGGCGTTCCGGCGTTTGTCGGCCTGGCGCTGCTGTCATCCCTGCTGTGCATGTTTATCGCCAGCGGCTCCGCCATCTGGTCGATTCTGGCCCCGATCTTCGTGCCGATGTTTATGATGCTGGGGTTCCACCCGGCTTTCGCGCAGATCTTGTTCCGCATCGCGGACTCCTCGGTGATACCGCTGGCGCCGGTTTCGCCGTTTGTCCCGCTGTTTTTAGGCTTCCTGCAGCGCTATAAACCCGAGGCCAAACTGGGTACCTACTATTCGCTGGTTTTACCCTACCCGCTTATCTTTTTAGGGGTATGGCTGGTGATGCTGGTCGCATGGTATCTTGTCGGCCTGCCGATTGGGCCGGGGATTTACCCGAGGCTGAACTAA
- the umuC gene encoding translesion error-prone DNA polymerase V subunit UmuC: MFALVDVNSFYASCERVFRPDLQGKPIVVVSNNDGCIISLSREAKQFGIKMGEPYFKFKEKLYPSKVYVFSSNYALYADLSSRVMQTLTDLAPAIEIYSIDEAFVNVSGVSHCLSLEAFGHQMRTEVFKNTGLTVGVGIAPTKTLAKLANYAAKRWASTGGVVDLSGRERQRKLLEKVPVEEVWGVGRRITKKLNAMGITTALELAEASSWVIRKHFNVVLERTARELRGEPCLDLEEFTPTKQQIICSRSFGHRITQYEEMHQAICAYAERAAEKLRGEHQYCCFISVFVRTSPHADNEIYYGNQASVTLMTPTNDSRDIIRAATEALGRIWLDGYRYMKAGVMLADFFSSGVAQLNLFDDNRLRANSAALMETIDSLNHSGKGKIWFAGQGIEKSWAMKREMLSPAYTTRYADLPVAK; the protein is encoded by the coding sequence ATGTTCGCGCTGGTTGATGTGAATAGCTTTTACGCCTCCTGCGAGCGGGTCTTCCGCCCCGATCTGCAGGGGAAACCCATCGTGGTGGTGTCCAATAACGACGGCTGCATCATTTCGCTGTCGCGGGAGGCAAAGCAGTTCGGCATAAAAATGGGTGAGCCGTATTTTAAATTCAAAGAAAAGCTATATCCGTCAAAAGTTTACGTCTTTAGCTCGAACTATGCGCTGTATGCCGATCTCAGCAGTCGGGTCATGCAGACGCTGACCGATCTCGCCCCGGCAATAGAGATTTACTCCATCGATGAAGCGTTCGTGAACGTTTCAGGGGTCAGCCACTGCCTGTCGCTGGAAGCGTTCGGTCACCAGATGCGCACAGAGGTCTTTAAAAATACGGGCCTAACCGTTGGCGTCGGTATTGCCCCGACCAAAACCCTTGCAAAGCTGGCCAACTATGCGGCGAAACGCTGGGCCAGCACGGGCGGCGTGGTCGATCTCTCAGGCCGCGAGCGGCAGCGTAAGCTGCTGGAAAAGGTTCCGGTAGAGGAGGTGTGGGGCGTAGGGCGGCGCATCACGAAAAAGCTCAACGCTATGGGCATTACCACGGCGCTGGAGCTGGCGGAAGCGTCGTCCTGGGTCATCCGCAAACATTTCAACGTGGTACTGGAGCGGACGGCCCGCGAGCTGCGCGGTGAGCCCTGTCTTGATCTGGAGGAGTTCACCCCCACCAAGCAGCAAATCATCTGTAGCCGTTCGTTTGGACACCGTATTACCCAATATGAAGAGATGCACCAGGCCATTTGCGCCTACGCGGAACGCGCTGCGGAAAAACTGCGCGGCGAGCATCAATACTGTTGTTTTATCAGCGTGTTTGTGCGCACCAGCCCGCACGCGGATAACGAAATTTATTACGGCAATCAGGCTTCCGTCACCCTGATGACGCCTACCAATGACTCACGGGATATCATCCGCGCCGCCACGGAGGCGCTGGGGCGTATATGGCTCGACGGCTATCGCTATATGAAAGCCGGGGTCATGCTTGCGGACTTTTTCAGCAGCGGCGTCGCCCAGCTTAACTTGTTTGACGATAATCGCCTGCGCGCCAACAGCGCGGCGCTGATGGAAACGATCGACAGCCTGAATCATTCCGGCAAAGGGAAGATATGGTTTGCCGGGCAGGGTATTGAGAAATCCTGGGCGATGAAGCGTGAGATGCTGTCACCGGCCTATACGACGCGGTACGCCGATTTGCCGGTGGCGAAGTAG
- a CDS encoding M20 family metallo-hydrolase has protein sequence MDTLAQYIQTLSPQLSAWRRDFHHFAESGWVEFRTAAKVAEILDSLGYELAMGRDVVDAESRMGLPDAATLAQEFARARAQGAPEKWLAPFEGGFTGIVATLNTGRPGPTLAFRVDMDALDLSEALDESHRPFRDGFASCNAGMMHACAHDGHTAIGLGLAQVLKQNDAQLNGTIKLIFQPAEEGTRGARAMVAAGALDDVDYFTAIHIGTGVPAGTVICGSDNFMATTKFDVNFTGVAAHAGGKPEDGRNALLAAAQAALALHSIAPHSDGASRVNVGVMQAGSGRNVVPANALIKVETRGESEAINQYVFERAQAVITGAAALYGVRAEMRLMGAATSSAPTPAWVDYLREQASQVSGVIHAIDKVKAPAGSEDATLMMARVQENGGMASYMVFGTDLSAGHHNEKFDFDEQVMAIAIETLARTALNFPWTRGV, from the coding sequence ATGGACACACTGGCGCAGTACATCCAGACACTATCCCCGCAGCTGAGCGCATGGCGTCGCGATTTTCACCATTTTGCGGAATCCGGCTGGGTAGAGTTTCGAACGGCCGCGAAAGTCGCGGAAATCCTCGACTCGCTGGGCTACGAACTGGCGATGGGCCGCGACGTCGTCGATGCCGAAAGCCGGATGGGGCTGCCCGATGCCGCTACCCTGGCGCAAGAGTTTGCCCGCGCGCGGGCGCAGGGCGCGCCTGAGAAATGGCTGGCGCCGTTTGAAGGCGGGTTTACCGGCATTGTGGCGACCCTCAATACCGGCCGCCCTGGACCGACCCTGGCGTTTCGCGTCGACATGGATGCCCTTGACTTAAGCGAAGCGCTGGATGAAAGCCATCGCCCGTTCCGCGACGGGTTTGCCTCCTGCAACGCGGGCATGATGCACGCCTGCGCGCACGACGGCCACACCGCTATTGGTCTGGGGCTGGCGCAGGTGCTTAAGCAGAATGACGCACAGCTCAACGGCACCATCAAGCTGATCTTCCAGCCAGCCGAAGAAGGCACCCGCGGGGCGCGCGCCATGGTTGCCGCCGGGGCGCTGGACGACGTGGACTATTTTACGGCCATCCATATTGGTACCGGCGTCCCTGCCGGAACGGTGATTTGCGGCAGCGATAACTTTATGGCCACCACCAAGTTCGACGTGAACTTTACCGGCGTTGCCGCACACGCGGGCGGTAAGCCGGAGGACGGACGTAACGCCCTGCTCGCCGCCGCGCAGGCCGCCCTCGCCCTGCACAGCATCGCCCCGCACAGCGACGGCGCCTCCCGGGTGAACGTCGGGGTGATGCAGGCGGGCAGCGGACGCAACGTGGTGCCCGCGAATGCTCTGATAAAGGTTGAAACCCGCGGTGAAAGCGAAGCGATTAATCAGTACGTCTTTGAACGCGCGCAGGCGGTCATTACCGGCGCAGCGGCGCTCTACGGCGTGCGCGCTGAGATGCGCCTGATGGGGGCCGCGACGTCCAGCGCGCCGACACCGGCGTGGGTGGATTACCTGCGCGAACAGGCGAGCCAGGTTTCCGGGGTTATTCACGCCATCGACAAGGTGAAAGCGCCAGCGGGTTCCGAAGACGCCACGCTGATGATGGCCCGCGTGCAGGAGAACGGCGGCATGGCGTCCTATATGGTGTTCGGCACGGATTTGAGCGCCGGACATCACAACGAAAAATTCGACTTCGATGAGCAGGTCATGGCGATTGCCATTGAAACGCTGGCGCGAACTGCGCTCAATTTCCCGTGGACGCGAGGTGTGTAA
- a CDS encoding LysR family transcriptional regulator, whose product MNNKLTAISTFLRVAEAGSFSAAARQTGIKQSAVSQQIAALEDELGVVLLHRTTRTMKLTEQGERYRRDMQLVLDAMGEAERRLHPADHRVQGRVHVQLPSGLGQIFLPHLLALQHLHPELQLMLSLDDRLADLVTEGVDVAIRLGSEPPQAHAARVLARIEAALFAAPGFQVVHAVSELATLPHVRFSGIPLDAPLRLMSDEETVEINVNTVFRANTSDALLQALESGMGIGGMQRPLVDRALQAGTLVPVLPDWRLPDRFLYAVYPDARFIPQRVRKVVSVIEQLLPEILKKN is encoded by the coding sequence ATGAATAATAAGCTCACCGCCATTTCTACCTTTCTACGCGTCGCTGAAGCGGGCTCGTTTTCAGCGGCCGCCCGTCAGACCGGCATTAAGCAGTCCGCCGTCAGTCAACAGATCGCGGCGCTTGAGGATGAGCTTGGCGTGGTGCTGCTGCACCGTACGACGCGTACGATGAAGCTGACCGAACAGGGTGAACGTTACCGGCGTGATATGCAGCTTGTGCTGGACGCCATGGGGGAAGCGGAGAGGCGTTTACATCCTGCCGACCATCGCGTTCAGGGACGCGTCCATGTCCAGTTGCCGAGCGGCCTGGGGCAGATTTTTTTGCCGCATCTGCTGGCGCTGCAGCACCTGCATCCCGAACTGCAGCTGATGCTTTCCCTGGATGACCGCCTTGCCGATCTGGTGACGGAGGGCGTGGATGTCGCGATACGGCTGGGCAGTGAGCCTCCGCAGGCGCACGCGGCTCGCGTGCTGGCGCGTATTGAAGCCGCGCTGTTTGCCGCTCCCGGTTTTCAGGTGGTACACGCCGTCAGCGAGCTGGCGACGCTGCCACACGTACGGTTCAGCGGTATTCCGCTGGATGCCCCCCTGCGCCTGATGTCCGACGAGGAAACGGTCGAGATCAACGTGAATACTGTTTTCCGAGCCAACACCAGCGACGCGCTGCTGCAGGCGCTGGAATCCGGCATGGGTATCGGCGGCATGCAGCGACCGCTCGTGGACAGGGCGCTGCAGGCGGGCACGCTGGTACCGGTGCTGCCCGACTGGCGGTTACCCGATCGCTTCCTCTATGCCGTCTACCCTGACGCCCGCTTTATTCCACAGCGCGTCAGAAAGGTCGTCAGCGTAATCGAGCAGTTACTGCCTGAAATACTCAAGAAAAATTGA
- the tcp gene encoding methyl-accepting chemotaxis citrate transducer produces the protein MLKNLHVITGIIFALTIFCLLQVVTGGLFYSAVSNDRHNFQNSGVLNAQQESLSDSVNTLVKTRVTVTRVAIRYLKNQRDPASLAAINKLLGTAADSLAKAETYNKEWQKLPQVNGQEAALTDEMQKSWNQMHEVMRLSIEYLRADNYQAYGDLDAQQAQDEMEAVYNRWRAENNTLLKAATEENQSSFTQMQWTLAAILLAVIAVLVVIWQGLQHLLLKPLHSIMNHIRAIAGGDLTQEIAISGRNEMGQLAAGLHEMQQSLVTTVSAVRGSTDSIYTGAGEIAAGSNDLSARTEQQAASLEETAASMEELTATVKQNSDNARQATLLAKNASETAARGGHVVDNVVRTMNEIADSSQQIAHITGVIDSIAFQTNILALNAAVEAARAGEQGRGFAVVAGEVRTLASRSAQAAKEIKGLIENSVSRVNTGSEQVSEAGTTMKEIVAAVTRVTDIMGEISSASDEQSRGIEQVSLAVSQMDSVTQQNAALVQESATAAAALEDQSEQLRQAVAAFRLNGKEKAVAPRPASLKTPQLLRPATTTASTDSNWETF, from the coding sequence ATGCTGAAAAATTTGCACGTGATTACCGGTATTATCTTTGCCCTCACCATATTCTGTCTGTTGCAAGTTGTCACGGGAGGGTTGTTCTACTCTGCCGTCAGCAACGATCGCCATAACTTCCAGAATTCCGGCGTGCTCAATGCCCAGCAGGAAAGCCTGAGCGACAGCGTGAACACGCTGGTGAAAACGCGCGTCACCGTCACCCGGGTGGCGATCCGCTACCTGAAAAACCAGCGCGATCCGGCTTCCCTTGCGGCGATCAATAAACTGCTTGGCACCGCAGCCGACTCGCTGGCAAAAGCCGAAACCTATAACAAAGAGTGGCAGAAGCTGCCGCAGGTTAACGGCCAGGAGGCGGCATTAACCGACGAGATGCAGAAGTCCTGGAACCAGATGCACGAAGTGATGCGCCTATCGATTGAGTATCTGCGTGCCGACAACTATCAGGCCTATGGCGATCTGGACGCCCAGCAGGCGCAGGACGAGATGGAGGCGGTTTATAACCGCTGGCGCGCCGAAAACAACACCCTGCTGAAGGCCGCAACCGAAGAGAACCAGAGCAGCTTCACGCAGATGCAGTGGACGCTGGCGGCGATTCTGCTGGCCGTTATCGCGGTTCTGGTGGTCATCTGGCAGGGTTTACAACACCTGCTGTTAAAACCCCTCCACTCCATTATGAACCATATTCGCGCCATTGCAGGGGGTGACCTGACGCAGGAGATCGCTATCTCCGGTCGCAATGAGATGGGCCAGCTGGCCGCGGGCCTGCATGAGATGCAGCAGTCGCTGGTGACCACCGTCAGCGCCGTACGGGGAAGTACGGATTCCATCTACACCGGCGCAGGCGAAATTGCCGCAGGAAGCAACGATCTTTCCGCCCGCACCGAGCAGCAGGCCGCCTCGCTCGAAGAGACCGCCGCCAGCATGGAAGAGCTGACCGCGACGGTTAAGCAGAACTCCGATAACGCCCGTCAGGCCACGCTGCTGGCGAAAAACGCCTCTGAAACGGCCGCGCGCGGCGGTCACGTCGTGGATAACGTGGTTCGCACCATGAACGAAATCGCCGACAGTTCGCAGCAAATTGCGCATATTACCGGCGTGATCGACAGCATCGCGTTCCAGACCAACATTCTGGCGCTTAACGCCGCGGTGGAAGCAGCACGCGCCGGGGAACAGGGCCGTGGTTTTGCGGTTGTTGCAGGTGAAGTCCGTACGCTGGCGAGCCGCAGCGCGCAGGCGGCGAAAGAGATCAAAGGGCTTATCGAGAACTCCGTCAGCCGGGTGAATACCGGTTCTGAGCAGGTTAGCGAGGCTGGCACCACCATGAAGGAAATTGTCGCCGCCGTCACCCGCGTGACCGATATCATGGGTGAGATTTCATCAGCCTCTGACGAGCAGAGCCGCGGTATTGAGCAGGTGAGCCTGGCCGTTTCGCAGATGGACAGCGTGACGCAGCAAAACGCCGCGCTGGTGCAGGAGTCCGCCACGGCGGCTGCGGCACTGGAAGATCAGTCCGAGCAGCTGCGCCAGGCGGTAGCCGCGTTTCGCCTGAACGGCAAAGAAAAAGCGGTCGCCCCGCGCCCGGCCAGTCTGAAAACGCCACAGCTGCTGCGCCCGGCAACGACAACCGCCTCCACCGACAGCAACTGGGAAACGTTCTGA
- a CDS encoding aldo/keto reductase family oxidoreductase — translation MSSIDKSGTYALGTRTVKRLGYGAMQLAGPGVFGPPKDKQAALDVLREAAAAGVNHIDTSDFYGPHVTNQLIREALHPYRDDLTLVTKIGARRNDKGAWLPAFSAQELTQAVHDNLRNLQLDVLDVVNLRIMFSAHGPAEGSIAEPLSTLAELQQQGLVRHIGLSNVTATQVAEAQKMVPVVCVQNMYNIVNRGDDALVDLLAQQGIAYVPFFPLGGFTPLQSSGLKAVADSLGATPMQVALAWLLQRSPNILLIPGTSSVAHLRQNLAAGELRLPPEALETLNSLRD, via the coding sequence ATGAGCAGCATTGATAAAAGCGGGACGTACGCGCTCGGGACGCGGACGGTAAAACGACTGGGCTACGGTGCGATGCAGCTCGCCGGGCCGGGCGTCTTTGGTCCACCGAAGGATAAGCAGGCCGCGCTGGACGTGCTGCGCGAAGCGGCGGCGGCGGGGGTGAACCACATTGATACCAGTGATTTTTATGGTCCTCATGTCACTAACCAGCTGATCCGCGAGGCGCTTCACCCTTATCGGGACGATCTAACGCTCGTCACCAAGATTGGCGCCCGTCGCAACGACAAAGGTGCCTGGCTACCGGCCTTTTCCGCGCAGGAACTGACCCAGGCGGTGCATGACAACCTGCGTAATCTGCAGCTGGACGTGCTGGACGTGGTGAATCTCAGAATCATGTTTAGCGCGCACGGGCCGGCGGAAGGGTCAATTGCTGAACCGCTCTCCACCCTGGCCGAATTACAGCAGCAGGGGCTGGTGCGTCATATTGGCCTGAGCAACGTCACGGCCACCCAGGTTGCGGAAGCCCAGAAAATGGTTCCGGTGGTGTGCGTGCAGAACATGTACAACATTGTGAACCGGGGTGACGACGCGCTGGTGGATCTGCTGGCGCAGCAGGGGATCGCGTATGTGCCGTTCTTCCCATTGGGAGGCTTTACGCCACTGCAATCTTCCGGGCTGAAGGCCGTCGCGGATTCACTGGGCGCCACGCCAATGCAGGTTGCGCTGGCATGGCTGCTGCAGCGTTCCCCGAATATTCTGCTGATCCCAGGCACCTCTTCCGTAGCGCATCTGCGGCAAAACCTCGCGGCGGGGGAGCTGCGTTTGCCGCCTGAAGCACTGGAAACGCTGAATTCGCTGAGGGATTAA
- a CDS encoding LysR family transcriptional regulator, with the protein MTFQIKFHQIRAFVEVARQGSIRGASRTLNLSQPALTKSIKELEEGMAAQLFVRRSKGVALTECGEGFYQRARLILEELRAAQDDIRQRQGELAGQINIGMGASVSRTLMPAVITRFHAQHPQVKVRIMEGQLVSMINELRQGELDFTINTYYQGPYDQEFTFEKLFEKPFAVFCREGHPAMGATSINELLHYNWTMPTPRGSYYKQLEEVFSHRSQIPRIGVVCETFSSCISLVAQSDFLSILPQELGCDPLLAHRLVMLPVVESLPKATYYLIQRRDSRQTPLAESLITQFRREARKIIVA; encoded by the coding sequence ATGACATTCCAGATTAAATTTCATCAAATCCGGGCGTTTGTTGAGGTAGCGCGTCAGGGCAGCATTCGCGGTGCCAGCAGGACGCTGAATCTTTCCCAGCCGGCGCTGACCAAATCCATCAAAGAGCTGGAGGAGGGCATGGCGGCGCAGCTTTTCGTGCGCAGGAGTAAGGGCGTCGCGTTGACCGAATGCGGTGAGGGTTTTTACCAGCGTGCCAGGTTGATTCTGGAAGAGCTGCGCGCGGCGCAGGATGACATCCGTCAGCGGCAGGGTGAGCTGGCCGGGCAGATCAACATCGGGATGGGGGCCAGCGTTTCACGCACGCTGATGCCCGCCGTTATCACCCGCTTTCATGCGCAGCATCCGCAGGTCAAGGTGCGGATTATGGAAGGGCAGCTGGTATCGATGATCAATGAATTACGCCAGGGCGAGCTGGACTTCACCATCAACACCTATTATCAGGGACCTTACGACCAGGAATTTACGTTTGAAAAGCTCTTCGAAAAACCGTTTGCGGTATTTTGTCGGGAGGGGCATCCGGCAATGGGGGCAACGTCAATTAATGAGCTCCTGCATTATAACTGGACAATGCCGACGCCGCGGGGAAGTTATTATAAGCAATTAGAGGAGGTATTTAGTCATCGTTCGCAAATACCGCGAATTGGTGTGGTTTGCGAAACATTTTCTTCCTGTATTAGCCTGGTCGCGCAAAGTGATTTTTTAAGCATATTGCCGCAGGAGCTAGGCTGTGACCCGCTGCTGGCACACCGTCTGGTCATGCTGCCGGTTGTCGAATCGCTTCCTAAAGCAACCTATTATTTAATTCAGCGCCGTGATTCACGTCAGACGCCCCTTGCTGAGTCATTAATTACGCAGTTCAGAAGGGAAGCGAGAAAAATAATCGTCGCGTGA
- the smrA gene encoding DNA endonuclease SmrA: MNPDDKSFFLDAMEDVQPLKRCADIHWQPSRNTRTREEVDSEQLDNFLTLDFLDMLPLEEPLAFQREGVQQGVIDKLRSGKYARQASLNLLRQPAERCRQMLYSFIRQAGRDGLRNLIIIHGKGREQNSHPNVVRSYLARWLTEFEEVQAFCAALPHHGGSGACYVSLRKSDEAKRENWERHAKRSR; this comes from the coding sequence ATGAACCCTGACGACAAATCATTTTTTCTTGACGCCATGGAAGATGTCCAGCCCCTGAAGCGCTGCGCGGATATTCACTGGCAGCCCAGCCGCAATACGCGGACGCGCGAGGAGGTGGATAGCGAACAGCTGGATAACTTCCTGACGCTGGATTTTCTTGACATGCTTCCCCTGGAAGAACCGCTGGCGTTCCAGCGCGAAGGGGTACAGCAGGGCGTTATCGATAAGCTGCGCTCGGGGAAATATGCCCGCCAGGCCAGCTTAAACCTCCTGCGCCAGCCCGCCGAACGCTGCCGTCAGATGCTCTATTCTTTTATTCGCCAGGCCGGACGCGACGGGTTACGCAATCTGATTATCATTCACGGGAAAGGGCGCGAGCAGAACTCGCATCCCAATGTGGTGCGCAGCTATCTGGCGCGCTGGTTAACCGAGTTCGAGGAAGTGCAGGCCTTCTGCGCGGCGCTGCCGCATCACGGCGGCAGCGGGGCATGTTATGTTTCACTGCGAAAATCGGATGAGGCAAAACGGGAAAACTGGGAGCGGCACGCCAAGCGCAGCCGCTAG